The following coding sequences are from one Phycisphaerales bacterium window:
- a CDS encoding TIGR00730 family Rossman fold protein, whose product MASDPIDVPGVNNPKIEASIGELIDRVGSGCTSIEKDLVTQMMKTSLRMLQETHHSGQLKLMSSALKEMRYAYHIFNDYQDTRKVSIFGSARTPSDHPDYVAASVFSQGMAKAGWMVITGGGDGIMKAGHDGLTSQSIFGLAIRLPFETSANEIIEGDSKLINFRYFFTRKLMFLTNADAIVAFPGGFGTMDELFETLTLVQTGKSHMLPIVLVEGEDGVYWKNWLEMIKVNFVQNGWISPEDLDLFYLAPSLDDAVSHITTFYSIYHSSRFVRGDFVLRLNQSLSEQAVASLNSEFSDIVEEGEITQTDALPGETLCLDLPRLVFRFTRRNIGRLRMMIDRINELGNK is encoded by the coding sequence ATGGCAAGTGATCCAATTGATGTCCCCGGTGTTAACAACCCAAAGATTGAAGCCAGTATTGGCGAACTGATTGACCGTGTGGGCAGTGGTTGCACCAGTATCGAAAAAGATCTGGTAACGCAGATGATGAAGACCAGCTTAAGAATGTTGCAAGAGACGCATCACAGTGGTCAACTTAAGCTGATGTCCTCGGCGCTAAAAGAAATGCGCTATGCCTATCACATTTTTAATGACTATCAAGATACTCGCAAGGTTTCAATTTTTGGATCAGCGCGAACGCCAAGTGATCATCCTGATTATGTAGCAGCGAGTGTATTTAGTCAGGGGATGGCCAAAGCAGGCTGGATGGTGATCACAGGTGGTGGTGATGGGATCATGAAGGCAGGGCACGATGGCCTCACGTCTCAGAGTATTTTTGGTCTTGCGATACGCTTGCCATTTGAGACTTCTGCAAACGAGATTATTGAGGGTGATTCCAAGCTCATTAACTTTCGTTACTTCTTTACACGCAAGTTGATGTTCCTTACCAATGCCGATGCGATCGTCGCATTCCCCGGCGGGTTTGGAACCATGGATGAATTGTTTGAGACACTCACGCTGGTCCAGACTGGGAAGTCGCACATGCTTCCAATTGTGTTGGTTGAAGGCGAAGACGGTGTTTACTGGAAAAACTGGCTTGAGATGATCAAGGTCAACTTCGTGCAAAATGGCTGGATTAGTCCGGAAGACTTGGATCTTTTTTATCTTGCCCCAAGCCTAGATGATGCTGTTTCTCATATTACGACGTTCTATTCGATCTATCATTCCAGCCGTTTTGTGCGGGGTGACTTTGTGTTGCGACTCAATCAGAGTTTGAGTGAGCAGGCGGTAGCATCGCTGAATAGTGAGTTTTCTGACATTGTCGAAGAAGGCGAAATAACGCAAACTGACGCGCTGCCTGGCGAAACGCTTTGCCTAGATCTTCCTCGTTTGGTCTTTCGTTTTACGCGACGAAACATCGGAAGGTTGCGCATGATGATTGATCGAATCAATGAGCTGGGTAATAAATGA